The following are from one region of the Rosettibacter firmus genome:
- a CDS encoding HAMP domain-containing methyl-accepting chemotaxis protein produces MVSLKNLKFKAKLRVSYFILGAICTIVILNDLVQMYKINNYKNQIYIDYISPSNDIDLIFREFEGIQNTLLKFSIPSFESQLDKNLSTLNQTKTLIDSSLSELLNKYKGTDVERDLNEVKKSWNEYKSLVIDGTISAAAIKDYEIAAEIATTSGEETGKKMLSNFNTLKQNLQSKGESLNTKLSDAVISSRIVIFGGMIAGLLFFLYAFTKLVSSLIKPIEYLKTVIEKFSVGNFKESVQYESKDEFGELSEKLEQLRHAQHEKIKAAIEISKGNLDVDIKVLSEDDELSQSFELMVGNLKNLIAEMKNLTNEIIEGDITKRGDADKFYGAYQEIIIGVNSTLDALFMPIKAGIEVLEEMSKGNFNARVTGEFKGDHKLIVNSINSLGESLTNILSNIAEMINLTASISEQISSSTEQMAAGAQEQSSQALEVVTQVEEMTRTILSTSKNATLASDASKKAGQVAREGGVVVEKTVEGMNRIAEFVEKAVEKIQVLGKNSEQIGEIVQVIDDIANQTNLLALNAAIEAARAGEQGRGFAVVADEVRKLAERTTKATKEISDMIKRIQEVTENVVVSMSEGSSEVKSGKSLAQKAGESLKEIIYASDAVLDVINQVAAASEEQSVTSEQINRNVETISKVTNESAAGIQQIASAADELNRMTTNLKELISHFKFDGKNISQTKSLNFKKEKLLTN; encoded by the coding sequence ATGGTATCTTTAAAAAATCTTAAATTCAAAGCTAAGCTGCGTGTTTCATATTTTATACTTGGTGCAATCTGTACAATTGTTATATTAAATGACCTTGTACAGATGTATAAGATTAATAATTACAAAAATCAAATTTATATAGATTATATATCACCTTCTAATGACATTGATTTGATATTTAGAGAATTTGAAGGCATTCAAAATACATTATTAAAGTTCTCAATCCCGAGTTTCGAATCGCAACTTGATAAAAATTTATCTACTCTTAATCAAACAAAAACTTTAATAGATTCATCTTTGTCAGAACTTTTAAATAAGTATAAAGGAACTGATGTAGAAAGGGATTTAAATGAAGTTAAAAAATCATGGAATGAGTATAAAAGCTTGGTAATTGATGGAACTATCAGCGCAGCGGCAATAAAAGATTATGAAATTGCAGCGGAAATTGCTACTACTTCTGGAGAAGAAACTGGCAAAAAGATGCTAAGCAATTTTAATACTTTAAAACAAAATTTACAGTCTAAAGGTGAATCTCTGAATACCAAACTTTCAGATGCTGTTATTTCTTCTAGAATTGTAATATTTGGTGGAATGATAGCTGGTTTACTGTTCTTCCTTTATGCATTTACAAAATTAGTATCTTCACTTATTAAACCAATTGAATATCTTAAAACCGTAATAGAAAAGTTTTCTGTTGGAAACTTTAAAGAGTCTGTTCAATATGAATCTAAAGATGAATTTGGTGAGTTATCAGAAAAGCTTGAACAATTAAGACACGCTCAACACGAAAAGATTAAAGCTGCAATAGAAATATCTAAAGGAAATCTTGATGTAGATATAAAAGTATTATCTGAAGATGATGAACTCTCTCAAAGTTTTGAACTTATGGTTGGCAATCTTAAAAATTTAATTGCAGAAATGAAGAACTTGACGAATGAAATTATCGAAGGTGATATTACAAAAAGAGGTGATGCTGATAAATTCTATGGTGCTTATCAGGAAATAATTATTGGTGTAAATTCAACTCTTGATGCTTTATTTATGCCAATTAAAGCTGGTATAGAAGTTCTTGAAGAAATGTCAAAAGGTAATTTTAATGCAAGAGTAACAGGTGAATTCAAAGGCGATCATAAACTTATTGTTAATAGTATAAATTCACTTGGTGAATCTTTGACAAATATTTTATCTAACATTGCCGAAATGATTAATTTAACAGCATCAATTAGCGAACAAATTTCATCTTCTACTGAACAGATGGCTGCTGGAGCTCAGGAACAAAGTTCTCAGGCACTCGAAGTTGTAACGCAAGTTGAAGAAATGACAAGGACAATTTTGAGTACATCAAAGAATGCAACATTGGCATCCGATGCTTCCAAGAAAGCTGGTCAGGTTGCTCGTGAAGGTGGCGTTGTTGTTGAAAAGACTGTCGAAGGTATGAATCGTATTGCAGAATTTGTTGAAAAAGCTGTAGAAAAAATTCAGGTTCTCGGAAAGAACAGTGAACAGATAGGTGAAATTGTTCAGGTAATCGATGATATTGCTAATCAAACTAATTTACTTGCTTTGAATGCTGCAATTGAAGCCGCACGTGCCGGTGAACAGGGGAGAGGTTTTGCTGTAGTTGCAGATGAAGTTAGAAAATTAGCTGAAAGAACTACTAAAGCAACTAAAGAAATTTCTGATATGATAAAGAGAATTCAAGAAGTAACTGAAAATGTTGTTGTATCGATGAGCGAAGGAAGTTCAGAGGTTAAATCAGGTAAATCATTGGCACAGAAAGCAGGTGAATCTTTGAAAGAAATTATTTATGCTTCTGATGCCGTGCTTGATGTAATTAACCAGGTTGCAGCTGCAAGCGAAGAACAAAGTGTTACAAGTGAACAAATAAATAGAAATGTTGAAACTATAAGCAAAGTAACAAATGAAAGTGCTGCAGGTATTCAACAAATTGCATCAGCTGCTGATGAACTTAATAGAATGACAACCAATCTTAAAGAATTAATAAGCCATTTCAAATTTGATGGTAAAAATATTAGTCAAACAAAATCTCTAAACTTCAAAAAAGAAAAACTCCTGACGAACTAA
- a CDS encoding energy transducer TonB: MRVISVKMFLILVIMLSSKTIAGKNIILPGDEDYLPIAEVMPEPVEGLAGLMKKINYPSIARSAGIEGRVIAMAYINENGGVDDVKIIKGIGGGCNEEVEKVLRASKFKPGQKEGKPVKVKLTMSFVFKLN; this comes from the coding sequence ATGAGAGTAATATCAGTTAAAATGTTTTTAATATTAGTAATTATGTTATCCTCAAAAACAATTGCTGGAAAAAATATAATATTACCTGGAGACGAAGATTATTTGCCAATTGCAGAAGTAATGCCAGAACCGGTTGAAGGTTTAGCAGGTCTGATGAAAAAAATAAATTATCCGAGTATTGCAAGATCTGCTGGCATTGAAGGAAGAGTTATTGCAATGGCATACATAAATGAGAATGGAGGCGTGGATGATGTTAAAATTATTAAAGGAATTGGTGGAGGATGTAATGAAGAAGTAGAAAAAGTATTAAGAGCAAGTAAATTTAAACCTGGACAAAAAGAAGGTAAGCCAGTTAAAGTTAAGCTAACGATGTCATTTGTATTCAAATTAAATTAG
- a CDS encoding chemotaxis protein CheW, translating into MKEKVNVKTDASEILQLVGFKIGDEEYAVDILMVQEIIRMMQVTKVPNAPDFVDGVINLRGRIIPVIDLRTKLGLKRKEIDKDKRIIVVEVSGKTVGFIVDAVTEVLRIPSSITEPPPDIITSVRSEFIKAVGKLDDRLLILIDLEKILSSDEKAELNTIEQEENN; encoded by the coding sequence ATGAAAGAAAAAGTAAACGTAAAGACAGATGCTTCTGAAATTTTACAACTCGTTGGTTTTAAGATTGGTGATGAAGAATATGCTGTAGATATTTTGATGGTTCAGGAAATTATAAGAATGATGCAGGTAACTAAAGTTCCTAATGCTCCAGATTTTGTAGATGGAGTAATAAATTTACGTGGAAGAATAATTCCTGTTATTGATCTGCGAACCAAATTAGGATTAAAAAGAAAAGAAATAGATAAAGATAAAAGAATAATTGTAGTCGAGGTCTCAGGTAAAACAGTAGGTTTTATAGTTGATGCAGTTACCGAAGTACTGCGTATCCCATCTTCAATTACAGAACCACCACCAGATATAATTACAAGTGTTAGATCAGAATTTATAAAAGCTGTAGGAAAACTTGACGATAGATTATTAATTCTTATTGATTTAGAAAAAATATTATCAAGTGATGAGAAAGCTGAACTCAATACAATAGAACAAGAAGAAAATAATTAA
- a CDS encoding bacteriohemerythrin, with protein MALITWNDNLSVNIRGLDNQHKQLVNTINELHDAMKQGQSNQIISKVLFNLSVYTKTHFKSEEELFDKYNYPEKINHKKEHDAFVDKVENFISEYKSGKSNLSFEIMNFLTQWLINHIQKSDKAYSSFLNNNGVH; from the coding sequence ATGGCACTTATAACCTGGAATGATAATTTAAGTGTTAATATAAGAGGCTTAGATAATCAACATAAGCAGCTTGTAAATACTATTAATGAACTTCACGATGCTATGAAACAGGGACAATCAAATCAAATAATATCAAAAGTTTTATTTAATCTTTCTGTTTATACCAAAACTCATTTTAAATCAGAAGAAGAATTATTTGATAAATATAATTATCCTGAAAAAATTAACCATAAAAAAGAACATGATGCATTCGTTGATAAAGTTGAGAATTTTATATCTGAATATAAAAGCGGGAAATCAAACTTATCGTTTGAAATAATGAATTTTCTTACTCAATGGTTAATAAATCACATCCAAAAATCTGACAAAGCCTATTCAAGTTTTCTTAATAATAATGGTGTCCATTAA